One Lytechinus variegatus isolate NC3 chromosome 14, Lvar_3.0, whole genome shotgun sequence genomic region harbors:
- the LOC121427680 gene encoding probable cation-transporting ATPase 13A3 yields the protein MHSVLKEKAILNEGSEDELECYGYRRSIPKTVLCCIVGILTCGLLLIFLRWKPNWKVNALYVRCNLNDAECILIRDYYKRWHTTLVKTEEVEIPSEKDRHAEFTSGINGGPGHMMPTMDTIRYFMFQKMKYLWDFNRNTFHKLRGLDYNVPLRDFHTKYVGLDAKEQSRRRDMYGWNVIQIGLRSIPVLFFEEALNPFYVFQVYSVCLWIFGYAYIYFSVAIIFMSLISITLTVYSTRQQSKALRAMVASSSYVTVCRGGDVYREMDEKDLVPGDLIELPRQGCFMSCDAVLISGNCIVNESMLTGESTPITKTPLPNKAPEDDAAPEFYDTEKHKRHTLFCGTHIMQSRRIGKKKVMAVVVNTGFSTAKGALVHSILYPKPMNLKLHRDAIRFVAVLACFAFVGAIYIITIKIINGADTKDIILKAMDIFTVAVSPALPAALTIGLVYAQKRLKDLGIFCISPQRINLGGMMDVVCFDKTGTLTQDHLELLAVSPVKTDSFVIVEDASKMPFGPFVAGMATCHSLTVIEDQIRGDPLDVQMFQAIKWSIREPLDVEPVFGFNHFMPTIVRSPSFGSDTPVEEMGRSSTFDSGAGTPVTNNKDALGRSSTFGSQPGPGSNTPNDEVNPYEIGIIRQFPFSSNLQRMSVITQTKDTKHMEVYVKGAPETIARLCDQSTVPLEFHEILKEHTQNGLRVLAMAWKPLHASFSYENAEKIDREEVEQDLQMLGLLILQNTIKPETNAVIAQLRDARIRTVMVTGDNKLTAIHVARACGMIGQSQQVVEVEATPPEGDQGPLISWKPVQKPGDNSKTSTPMHHKMNGQVEEDDVALTIEEGEEISNEVLSSTYHLALDGKTFAVLMEHVPHLVPKIAAKGTVFARMSPDQKAQLVEALQALEYYVGMCGDGANDCGALKTAHAGVSLSEAEASVASPFTSSEQNIKCIPTLIKEGRAALVTSFGVFKYMALYSMIQFATIIILNTIELFPSDGMFMYWDIAITAVVAILIARNKAYTKISTRKPLNSLTDPAMLFSIFIHIFLQFMVQIIAYFVLKQQPWFVPYRKSEDAGLVYTLAYESTTLFFVSNFQYLIVAFIFSKGPPFRRPIYTNYLFSGSLIIICGFSLFLVLCPIDKIYQYFHLKTVDWLFRCIIIALVLAHFLAAVLIENFLADTRFIQNYATCRKWRKGKKVVKHEILIEQLNSDPTWPPINSTTSANRINGHSAKETDV from the exons GAGTGCTATGGATACAGACGGAGTATCCCAAAGACCGTCCTCTGCTGTATTGTTGGCATATTGACATGTGGTCTCCTCTTAATCTTCTTAAGATGGAAACCAAACTGGAAGGTGAACGCCCTCTACGTCCGGTGCAATCTGAACGATGCAGAATGCATACTCATAAGG GATTATTACAAGAGATGGCACACTACTTTGGTGAAGACGGAGGAGGTAGAAATACCAAG CGAGAAGGACAGACATGCAGAATTTACAAGCGGCATCAATGGAGGTCCGGGTCATATGATG ccGACCATGGACACAATACGATACTTCATGTTTCAAAAGATGAAATACCTCTGGGACTTTAACAGGAATACTTTTCACAAGCTGAG aGGCTTGGATTATAATGTCCCACTTAGAGATTTTCATACAAAGTACGTGGGGCTTGACGCAAAAGAGCAATCGAGAAG gcgGGATATGTATGGCTGGAATGTAATACAAATCGGACTTAGAAGTATTCCAGTCCTGTTTTTCGAAGAG GCTCTCAATCCATTCTACGTGTTCCAAGTATACAGTGTATGTTTATGGATATTTGGCTATGCATACATCTACTTCTCTGTGGCAATTATTTTCATGTCTTTGATCTCCATTACCCTCACGGTGTACAGTACACGACAG CAAAGCAAAGCACTTCGAGCGATGGTGGCATCCAGCTCTTACGTAACAGTGTGTCGAGGAGGTGATG TATACCGTGAGATGGACGAGAAAGATCTTGTTCCCGGAGATCTGATTGAGCTGCCTCGTCAGGGATGTTTCATGAGTTGTGACGCCGTCCTCATCAGCGGAAATTGCATAGTCAATGAGAGCATGTTGACCG GTGAGTCGACGCCCATCACCAAGACACCACTACCAAATAAAGCACCCGAGGATGATGCTGCTCCTGAGTTCTACGACACGGAGAAACACAAGAGACATACATTATTTTGTGGAACACACATCATGCAGAGCAGACGGATCGGAAAGAAGAAAGTCATGGCCGTCGTAGTCAATACAG GGTTCTCGACTGCAAAGGGTGCATTGGTACATTCTATCCTCTATCCAAAACCAATGAATCTCAAACTCCATCGAGATGCTATTCGCTTTGTAGCTGTACTAGCCTGCTTTGCATTCGTCGGGGCCATctacatcatcaccatcaagaTCATCAATGGG GCAGATACAAAGGATATAATCTTGAAGGCTATGGATATCTTTACCGTCGCCGTATCACCTGCCCTTCCAGCAGCACTAACCATCGGCTTGGTGTACGCCCAGAAACGGCTCAAAGACTTGGGTATCTTCTGCATCAGTCCACAGAGGATCAACCTTGGCGGAATGATGGACGTCGTCTGTTTCGATAAG ACTGGTACTCTTACGCAGGATCATCTCGAGTTGTTAGCTGTTTCACCAGTCAAAACTGACAG TTTTGTGATAGTAGAAGATGCGAGTAAGATGCCATTTGGACCATTCGTTGCTGGTATGGCTACGTGTCATTCGTTGACTGTCATTGAAGATCAAATTAGGGGTGATCCACTGGACGTTCAGATGTTTCAAGCTATCAAATGG AGCATCCGTGAGCCTCTGGATGTAGAACCTGTCTTTGGTTTCAACCATTTCATGCCAACCATTGTTCGCTCTCCGTCCTTTGGATCTGACACTCCTGTCGAGGAGATGGGTCGCTCTTCGACCTTTGACAGCGGTGCAGGAACGCCAGTAACCAACAATAAAGATGCCCTTGGTAGATCATCAACCTTCGGGAGTCAGCCAGGACCTGGTTCTAATACACCG AACGATGAGGTGAATCCTTACGAGATCGGCATCATTCGTCAATTTCCATTTTCCTCTAACCTTCAGAGGATGAGTGTGATAACACAGACCAAAGACACCAAACATATGGAGGTGTATGTCAAAGGTGCTCCAGAGACAATCGCTAGGCTCTGCGACCAAAGTACAG TTCCTTTGGAGTTCCATGAAATCTTAAAGGAACACACTCAGAATGGTCTTCGTGTGTTAGCCATGGCCTGGAAGCCACTGCACGCTTCATTCAGTTACGAAAATGCTGAGAAAATTGACAG aGAAGAGGTGGAACAGGATCTTCAAATGTTGGGGCTGTTGATCTTACAGAACACAATCAAACCAGAAACAAACGCAGTTATCGCTCAGCTCAGAGACGCCAGGATCAGAACAGTCATGGTTACGG GCGACAACAAACTGACAGCTATCCATGTTGCACGTGCTTGTGGAATGATTGGCCAATCGCAGCAGGTAGTTGAAGTAGAAGCCACACCACCTGAAGGTGACCAAGGACCACTCATCTCCTGGAAACCTGTTCAGAAACCAGGGGATAACAGCAAAACATCTACACCAATGCACCATAAGATGAATGGACAG gtcgAAGAAGACGACGTCGCCCTGACAATCGAGGAAGGAGAAGAGATCAGCAACGAGGTCCTCAGCAGTACCTACCATCTAGCTCTTGATGGCAAGACATTTGCTGTACTCATGGAACATGTGCCTCACCTAGTTCCAAAG ATTGCTGCTAAAGGAACAGTATTCGCCAGAATGTCTCCTGATCAGAAAGCCCAACTTGTAGAGGCTTTACAAGCTTTGGA GTACTACGTTGGTATGTGCGGGGACGGCGCCAACGATTGTGGGGCACTGAAAACAGCTCACGCCGGGGTGTCACTCTCCGAGGCCGAAGCTTCAGTTGCGTCACCTTTCACCTCATCGGAACAGAATATCAAATGTATCCCCACGTTAATCAA GGAGGGACGAGCAGCACTGGTGACGTCATTCGGTGTGTTCAAGTATATGGCTCTGTATAGTATGATCCAATTCGCTACTATCATCATACTCAATACG ATTGAATTATTTCCAAGTGATGGCATGTTCATGTATTGGGATATCGCTATTACTGCGGTCGTTGCTATCTTAA TTGCCAGAAACAAAGCCTATACCAAGATTTCAACCAGGAAACCTTTGAACAGTCTTACCGATCCTGCCATGCTTTTCTCCATCTTCATCCACATATTCCTCCAATTCATGGTGCAAATCATCGCTTACTTCGTCCTTAAGCAACAACCATG GTTTGTGCCCTACAGGAAGAGCGAAGACGCTGGGTTAGTTTATACACTCGCTTATGAATCAACAACGTTATTCTTCGTTTCCAACTTTCAATACCTGATTGTAGCTTTCATCTTTTCTAAAGGACCTCCATTTAGAAGACCAATTTACACCAACT ATCTGTTCTCTGGGAGTCTGATCATAATATGTGGATTCTCACTCTTCCTCGTCCTGTGTCCAATTGATAAAATTTATCAGTACTTCCAT TTAAAGACAGTAGATTGGCTGTTCCGTTGCATCATCATTGCACTGGTGTTGGCTCATTTCTTAGCAGCTGTTCTCATTGAG AATTTCTTGGCGGATACGCGCTTCATTCAGAATTACGCGACCTGCCGGAAATGGCGCAAAGGCAAGAAAGTCGTAAAGCACGAGATCTTGATCGAGCAGTTGAACTCCGACCCAACATGGCCGCCAATCAACTCCACAACCAGTGCTAACAGAATTAACGGACATTCAGCCAAGGAAACGGACGtctga